The Bacteroidota bacterium genome includes a region encoding these proteins:
- a CDS encoding C40 family peptidase, with translation MYHGIAFQSLIPVRSKPDHAAEQVTQLLFGELYVVHEQKENWLRIKTDFDSYSGWIHEKQHRGLSETELEKLQKSTRSVAAELVFTITNNDKSFPILIGSTLYDFDGMNFKLGKEKFVYSGQAINEKSDLLNGEHIRKFALKFLHAPYQWGGRSPFGIDCSGLTQIVFKLYGVNLPRDAYQQSELGKTLHFINEAREGDIAFFDNEDEKITHTGIILNNDQIIHASGSVRIDNIDHYGIYNKELKKYTHKLRIIKRVL, from the coding sequence ATGTATCACGGAATCGCATTTCAAAGTTTAATACCAGTCAGATCCAAACCCGACCATGCAGCTGAGCAAGTAACACAATTGCTGTTCGGAGAATTGTATGTAGTGCATGAACAAAAGGAGAATTGGTTAAGAATAAAAACCGATTTTGATTCCTATAGCGGCTGGATACACGAGAAACAACACCGTGGTTTGAGTGAAACCGAGTTGGAAAAATTGCAGAAATCGACAAGATCGGTTGCTGCTGAGTTAGTATTTACGATAACTAATAACGATAAAAGTTTTCCCATTTTAATAGGAAGCACTTTATATGATTTTGACGGAATGAATTTTAAACTTGGGAAAGAAAAATTCGTTTATTCAGGACAAGCGATAAATGAAAAATCGGATCTGCTCAACGGGGAACATATCAGAAAATTTGCACTCAAATTTTTGCATGCACCGTATCAATGGGGAGGAAGAAGTCCTTTCGGAATCGACTGCTCCGGTTTAACACAGATCGTATTTAAATTATATGGTGTAAATCTCCCCAGAGATGCTTATCAGCAATCCGAGTTAGGAAAGACCCTTCATTTTATAAATGAAGCACGGGAAGGCGATATAGCATTTTTTGATAATGAAGATGAAAAAATTACGCATACGGGTATTATATTAAATAATGATCAGATCATTCATGCTTCGGGTTCGGTTAGAATTGATAATATTGATCATTATGGTATTTATAATAAAGAATTAAAAAAATACACCCATAAACTTCGTATTATAAAAAGGGTTTTATGA
- a CDS encoding polysaccharide biosynthesis C-terminal domain-containing protein, protein MGGINTRSLSPTTAMQFFQIARYGALVLTSILLTKSSLTQDDIGHYETFILMSGTLSFFWVNGILQNFLSQFHKTEDKKSLITNTAIILLGFSLLMIIILVFVKQPILNLFKFDISGNLFILFLLYFLFNNLTFLTDYLFLAKENSKALIYLGTYHLLFQTALLALPAFFYGSYDMVINGLIIFIAIKFLITLILLFKNGSFQIDTKLMRSFLILASPLMLTFFLGGMAIYADGIIVNNFYDKATFAMFQYGAREFPLSLLLANAFSAAMALQVSKDTQNMEMVRSGSLKLIKQLFPVCIILLIVSQWLYPIIFNPNFKESYVYFNIYLLLLIPRMVFPHSILLGLGKTKEILRASLIEFILNISISLSLMHFIGLQGIAYGTVIAFVVNKLILAQSLNKNGVRLKQYIPITQLSVYSIILVTVFIVFTYIIK, encoded by the coding sequence GTGGGTGGCATAAACACAAGATCGCTAAGCCCAACCACAGCCATGCAATTTTTTCAGATCGCAAGGTATGGCGCACTGGTATTGACTTCTATATTACTTACAAAAAGCAGTTTAACGCAGGATGATATTGGTCATTATGAAACCTTTATTCTAATGTCGGGAACACTTAGTTTTTTTTGGGTGAATGGCATACTGCAGAATTTTTTATCGCAATTTCATAAAACCGAGGATAAAAAATCCCTTATTACTAACACAGCAATTATACTACTTGGCTTTTCATTATTGATGATCATAATTTTAGTATTTGTTAAACAACCAATACTTAATTTATTCAAATTCGATATCAGCGGAAATCTTTTTATTCTATTTTTATTATATTTTCTGTTTAATAATCTAACTTTTCTAACCGATTACCTTTTTCTAGCCAAAGAGAATAGTAAGGCACTAATATATCTCGGAACATACCATCTGCTGTTTCAAACTGCATTATTGGCACTACCTGCATTCTTTTATGGAAGTTACGATATGGTGATCAATGGATTGATCATTTTTATCGCTATTAAATTTCTAATAACACTTATATTACTATTTAAAAACGGTTCCTTCCAAATTGATACAAAATTGATGCGGAGCTTTTTGATCTTGGCATCTCCTCTAATGCTCACATTTTTTTTAGGTGGCATGGCAATTTATGCGGATGGCATTATTGTAAATAATTTTTACGACAAGGCCACTTTTGCTATGTTTCAATATGGTGCGCGGGAGTTTCCCCTTTCGTTGTTATTAGCAAATGCATTCAGTGCAGCAATGGCACTCCAGGTTTCTAAAGACACGCAAAATATGGAGATGGTGAGATCGGGATCACTCAAGCTGATCAAACAACTGTTTCCTGTTTGTATTATTTTACTCATCGTGAGTCAATGGTTGTATCCAATCATATTTAATCCAAATTTTAAGGAGAGTTATGTTTATTTCAATATCTATCTTCTGCTTTTAATTCCGCGAATGGTGTTTCCACATTCCATTTTATTGGGTTTGGGAAAAACCAAAGAGATACTGAGAGCCTCCCTTATAGAATTTATTTTAAATATTTCGATAAGTTTAAGTTTAATGCATTTTATCGGTTTACAAGGTATTGCATATGGAACTGTGATCGCCTTTGTTGTAAATAAACTAATATTGGCACAAAGCCTTAATAAGAACGGGGTGAGATTAAAACAATATATTCCGATAACTCAGTTATCGGTTTATAGTATTATTTTAGTCACTGTTTTTATTGTTTTTACTTATATTATAAAATAA
- the cadA gene encoding cadmium-translocating P-type ATPase: MSDNKDTTQLQVEGMTCSNCALGISRYLEQRGLKKVNVNFATGEVYFDLNGEKNLESVVQGINKLGYKVITESAKTEKKNLLSSTERKFFISLIFTLPLLLSMVPAFHILHDPLIQLILCTPVYIIGALHFGRSAISSLKTGVPNMDVLIITGSTAAFIYSLYGYIRGLGMEYMFFETAASIITLVLLGNLLEQRSVKQTTTAIRELKQLQPEFAKKVMFDLLSGIDQVEEIPVHQLQKNDMVLVNTGDKIPADGIIISGESIVDESMLTGESIPLKKGKNDAVTGGTINLDGNLKIKVTATSENSALAAIIELVKKAQTDKPTIQKTADKISSIFVPVVISISLITFFVAAFVFNVSLERSLMQSIAVLVIACPCAMGLATPTAIMVGLGRSAKNGILIKGANTIETFAKTAVVVFDKTGTLTTGNFTVSGFKIYEGEEKEITSIIHALESRSSHPIARSLAAYYKSDNDLLFTKTEEVKGAGMLAYDPQNNSYGVGSASLFKDLQLQGHDIYVVKNNKLLAGLNISDELKADAAETINYFKSKKIKTILLSGDSEIKCREIAAAIGIDEYYSKQTPAEKLIKIKTLTMSGITTMVGDGINDSPSLEMAHIGISMSNATQIAINSAQIILLNGNLKHLTTAHQLSILTLKTIKQNLFWAFFYNVIAIPVAAVGLLSPIIAALSMAFSDVFVIGNSILLKTKKTS, encoded by the coding sequence ATGAGCGATAACAAGGATACAACACAATTGCAGGTTGAGGGAATGACCTGTTCAAATTGTGCACTGGGAATAAGCAGATACCTCGAACAGAGAGGTCTTAAAAAAGTAAATGTTAATTTTGCTACCGGAGAGGTGTATTTTGATCTCAATGGCGAAAAGAATCTGGAAAGTGTGGTGCAGGGAATTAATAAATTGGGATATAAAGTAATAACAGAATCTGCAAAAACAGAAAAAAAGAATTTACTGAGTTCAACCGAACGCAAGTTTTTTATATCGCTCATTTTCACACTACCACTTTTATTATCGATGGTTCCTGCTTTTCATATATTGCATGATCCTCTTATTCAACTAATACTTTGTACGCCTGTTTATATTATTGGTGCCTTACATTTTGGCAGAAGTGCGATCAGTTCTCTGAAAACGGGAGTGCCAAACATGGATGTTTTAATTATCACCGGAAGCACCGCAGCATTTATTTACAGTTTATATGGATATATACGTGGGCTTGGCATGGAATATATGTTTTTTGAAACTGCTGCTAGTATCATCACCCTTGTTTTACTCGGTAACTTATTAGAGCAACGCAGTGTAAAACAAACTACCACAGCTATTCGTGAATTAAAACAATTGCAACCTGAATTTGCAAAAAAGGTAATGTTTGATCTGCTGAGTGGAATTGATCAGGTGGAAGAAATTCCGGTGCATCAGTTACAAAAAAATGATATGGTATTGGTAAATACCGGAGATAAAATTCCGGCTGATGGAATAATAATTTCAGGGGAAAGTATAGTGGATGAATCGATGTTGACCGGAGAAAGTATTCCACTTAAAAAAGGAAAAAATGATGCTGTAACAGGTGGAACAATAAATTTGGATGGCAATTTGAAAATAAAAGTGACAGCAACATCTGAAAATTCGGCTTTAGCAGCGATAATTGAATTGGTAAAGAAAGCACAAACCGACAAACCTACTATTCAAAAAACTGCCGATAAAATAAGCAGCATTTTCGTTCCTGTTGTAATTAGTATTTCTTTGATCACATTTTTTGTTGCAGCATTTGTTTTTAATGTATCGCTGGAAAGATCGCTGATGCAAAGCATTGCAGTTTTAGTAATTGCTTGTCCATGTGCTATGGGACTTGCCACTCCAACTGCCATCATGGTTGGATTAGGGCGATCGGCAAAAAACGGAATTTTAATTAAAGGTGCGAACACAATAGAAACCTTTGCCAAAACTGCAGTGGTTGTTTTTGATAAGACCGGAACACTCACAACAGGAAATTTCACGGTATCGGGATTTAAAATTTATGAGGGAGAAGAAAAAGAAATCACATCAATAATTCACGCACTGGAAAGCAGATCATCTCATCCCATTGCCAGGTCATTAGCTGCTTATTACAAATCCGATAATGATCTTTTATTCACAAAAACGGAGGAAGTAAAAGGTGCAGGAATGTTGGCTTATGATCCACAGAATAATTCTTATGGAGTAGGTTCTGCTTCATTATTTAAAGATCTGCAATTACAAGGACATGATATTTACGTTGTGAAGAACAATAAATTATTAGCGGGTTTAAATATTAGTGATGAATTAAAAGCAGATGCAGCTGAAACAATAAATTATTTTAAATCGAAAAAAATTAAAACCATTTTATTAAGTGGTGATTCCGAAATTAAATGCAGAGAAATTGCTGCAGCGATAGGTATAGATGAATATTACAGCAAACAAACTCCTGCAGAAAAACTGATCAAAATAAAAACACTTACCATGTCGGGAATTACAACCATGGTTGGCGACGGTATCAATGATTCCCCATCTCTGGAAATGGCACACATCGGAATATCCATGAGCAATGCCACTCAAATAGCCATAAATTCTGCACAGATCATTTTATTGAACGGAAATTTAAAACATCTTACAACTGCGCATCAACTTAGCATACTTACATTAAAAACAATAAAACAAAATTTATTCTGGGCATTTTTTTATAATGTGATCGCCATTCCCGTTGCCGCGGTTGGATTATTAAGTCCGATAATTGCAGCACTTTCTATGGCATTTTCCGATGTATTTGTAATTGGTAATTCCATACTCCTGAAAACAAAAAAAACAAGTTGA
- a CDS encoding superoxide dismutase: MKNSNTNSRRAFIKKSAVAALGLGVFNSLKMEDLAAANKINLLEIEPVHGAFELPALGYEYNALEPFIDATTMTIHHSKHHQAYITKLNEAVEKTPELQHKSLMELITNINGTPESVRMAIRNHGGGHFNHSFFWQLMSPSAKSSTAGEALLTAINTKWGSMDNFKVEFAKSATGVFGSGWAWLVKDKENALSIMTTPNQDNPVMDIMPQKAKPIMGIDVWEHAYYLKHQNKRADYITDFWNVIDWAQVTKWYAEG; this comes from the coding sequence ATGAAAAATTCAAATACAAATTCGCGCCGGGCTTTTATTAAGAAAAGCGCAGTGGCAGCATTGGGGTTAGGAGTTTTTAATTCTTTGAAAATGGAAGATCTGGCAGCCGCTAATAAGATCAATCTGCTGGAAATTGAACCTGTTCACGGTGCATTCGAACTACCTGCACTGGGTTACGAATACAATGCTCTGGAGCCTTTTATCGATGCAACTACAATGACAATCCATCACAGCAAACACCATCAGGCTTATATTACAAAGTTGAATGAAGCAGTGGAAAAAACTCCTGAACTTCAGCACAAATCGCTCATGGAGCTTATTACAAACATTAATGGCACGCCCGAATCTGTTCGTATGGCAATCAGAAATCACGGCGGCGGGCATTTTAACCATAGCTTTTTTTGGCAATTGATGTCCCCTTCAGCAAAGAGTTCTACGGCCGGAGAGGCTTTATTAACAGCTATTAATACAAAATGGGGCAGTATGGATAACTTCAAAGTTGAATTCGCAAAATCCGCAACGGGTGTTTTTGGCTCGGGATGGGCCTGGCTTGTTAAGGATAAGGAAAACGCCCTCAGTATAATGACCACTCCAAATCAGGACAATCCCGTAATGGACATCATGCCTCAAAAGGCTAAACCTATCATGGGAATTGATGTTTGGGAACATGCTTATTATCTCAAACACCAAAACAAACGCGCCGATTATATCACCGATTTCTGGAACGTTATCGATTGGGCGCAGGTTACAAAATGGTATGCGGAAGGTTAA
- a CDS encoding M48 family metalloprotease, which produces MSTQTTLNYPPSPANVDPTILYVSKDYKKEVTKVTFAIVAFILTYLLLIGVVAGISALSFYLGIMVMTAGIHFITIIGGLGLMVLSAMLIYFIFKFMFTTNKVDRSNLIQITEEEEPVLFEFIRRISEETKAPFPKKVYLASDVNAAVFYNSGLWSMFFPVRKNLLIGLGLVNSLNTSELKAVLAHEFGHFSQHSMKLGSYVYNVNKIIYNMLYENEGYSSTITAWAQIHGIFALLASLTVYIVQGIQFVQKQMYKLVNKAHLSLSRQMEFHADTVAASASGTNNITNSLYKIDMVQSCFQKLMDFYNSVLSDNKKPENVYPQLAEVVKYTSIQMGVELKNGYPVVDANTFSRFNTSRIVIKDQWASHPDNQDREKYLQKFNLSAEIDNSPAWDLFQNAEQWQKQATDIIYANATFKSTPELFNVKQFNSMYEDKLKENYFDKAYSGYYDGRDIKTFELEELKNTTNDPKDLSFEKVYSDAVLQIPYKIKGIISDLHILSQLEIPGHPIKTFEFDGTKYTKFDIPNLRKFLQEEMEVINGELLEEDKKIFRFFYHKASEINKENLIKAYERMFQTDKKMLEYAEIFKQLDEALHPIYTQNLSRAAAVTATSTLKVKEIPLKKILTEILHEESMQTFITNEQRIQMNDFLHTPLEYITELGYHETNLDKLRNIFMETQQLLGRKAFRDENEMLLLQLEICGN; this is translated from the coding sequence ATGTCCACTCAAACCACACTAAATTATCCTCCCTCCCCTGCCAATGTTGATCCAACAATACTTTACGTTTCCAAGGATTACAAAAAAGAAGTAACCAAAGTTACATTCGCAATTGTTGCATTTATTTTAACCTACCTCCTATTAATTGGAGTAGTTGCCGGAATTTCTGCACTGAGTTTTTATTTAGGGATCATGGTGATGACAGCCGGAATCCATTTTATAACTATAATTGGAGGATTGGGATTGATGGTATTATCGGCAATGCTAATATACTTTATTTTCAAATTCATGTTCACCACGAATAAGGTTGACAGAAGTAATTTGATCCAAATTACAGAAGAAGAGGAGCCCGTTTTATTTGAATTTATTCGCAGGATATCGGAGGAAACAAAAGCACCTTTTCCCAAAAAGGTTTATCTCGCATCGGATGTTAATGCAGCGGTGTTTTATAATTCCGGTTTGTGGAGCATGTTTTTTCCTGTCCGCAAAAATTTATTGATAGGATTAGGATTGGTGAACAGTTTAAATACCAGCGAATTAAAAGCTGTATTGGCACATGAGTTCGGACATTTTTCGCAACATAGTATGAAACTTGGATCTTATGTATACAATGTAAATAAGATCATTTACAATATGCTTTATGAAAATGAAGGATATAGTTCCACAATAACAGCCTGGGCACAAATTCACGGCATATTTGCCTTGCTTGCCAGCCTTACGGTATATATAGTTCAGGGAATTCAATTTGTGCAAAAACAAATGTATAAGTTGGTTAATAAGGCACATTTGAGTTTATCCCGTCAAATGGAATTTCATGCTGATACTGTGGCTGCATCTGCCAGCGGAACCAATAATATAACAAATTCCCTATACAAGATCGATATGGTGCAATCTTGTTTTCAAAAATTAATGGATTTTTATAACTCTGTTTTAAGCGATAATAAAAAACCGGAGAATGTATATCCACAATTGGCAGAAGTGGTAAAATACACAAGTATACAAATGGGTGTGGAATTAAAAAATGGTTATCCTGTTGTGGATGCCAACACCTTTAGCCGATTCAACACCTCACGCATTGTGATCAAGGACCAATGGGCATCACATCCCGATAATCAGGACAGGGAAAAATATTTACAAAAATTTAACCTGAGTGCAGAAATTGATAATTCTCCCGCCTGGGACCTGTTTCAAAATGCAGAACAATGGCAAAAACAAGCAACTGACATCATTTATGCAAATGCAACATTTAAATCAACACCGGAGTTGTTTAATGTTAAACAATTTAATTCCATGTATGAGGATAAACTTAAAGAGAATTATTTCGACAAGGCATATAGTGGATATTATGATGGACGCGACATTAAAACATTTGAACTGGAAGAATTAAAAAACACTACAAATGATCCGAAGGATTTATCATTTGAAAAAGTCTATTCCGATGCTGTTTTACAGATACCCTATAAAATAAAAGGAATTATTTCAGATCTACATATTTTATCACAATTAGAAATACCCGGACATCCAATAAAAACATTTGAATTTGACGGTACTAAATATACAAAATTCGACATTCCAAATTTGCGAAAATTTTTACAGGAGGAGATGGAAGTAATAAATGGGGAATTATTGGAAGAAGATAAAAAGATATTTCGGTTTTTCTATCATAAGGCTTCAGAAATAAACAAAGAAAATCTCATTAAAGCCTATGAACGCATGTTTCAAACGGATAAAAAAATGTTGGAGTATGCCGAAATTTTCAAACAATTGGACGAGGCTTTACATCCCATTTATACCCAAAATTTATCACGAGCTGCAGCAGTAACAGCCACTTCTACGCTCAAGGTCAAAGAGATCCCTTTGAAAAAAATATTGACCGAAATACTTCATGAGGAAAGTATGCAAACCTTTATCACAAATGAACAACGAATCCAAATGAATGATTTCCTGCATACACCTTTAGAATATATAACTGAATTGGGTTATCATGAAACCAACCTCGACAAACTGCGCAATATATTTATGGAAACACAACAACTTTTAGGAAGAAAAGCTTTCAGGGATGAAAATGAAATGTTGTTATTGCAATTGGAGATTTGTGGGAATTGA
- a CDS encoding alpha/beta hydrolase: MRKIITLSVAFLIILTSFAQSSAPKEKKPFILGVIEELDSKILSEKRILNIYLPEGYDAADTIKYPVIYLLDGSADEDFIHVVGIVQFNTFPWIDQIPPSIVVGIATVDRRRDFTYPTTIEEDKKTYPTTGHSENFISFLEKELIPYIGKEYKTDSSRTIIGQSLGGLLATEILLKKPTLFNKYIIVSPSLWWDDASLLKLESDLMKKEFTQKTDIYIGVGKEGLGPSAIPHVMEVDANLLAEKIASSESSRVFVHFDYLPDEDHATIAHQAIFNAFRLIY, encoded by the coding sequence ATGCGCAAAATAATAACATTATCAGTAGCATTTTTAATTATCCTGACTTCCTTTGCACAATCCTCCGCGCCAAAGGAAAAAAAACCATTTATTTTGGGGGTGATAGAGGAGCTGGATTCAAAAATACTTTCTGAAAAACGTATTTTAAACATTTATTTGCCCGAAGGATATGATGCTGCTGATACAATAAAATATCCTGTGATTTATTTGCTGGATGGTTCCGCCGATGAAGATTTTATACATGTTGTTGGTATAGTGCAGTTTAATACTTTTCCGTGGATAGATCAAATACCTCCATCCATCGTTGTGGGTATAGCCACGGTTGACCGAAGAAGAGATTTTACATATCCAACCACTATCGAAGAAGACAAAAAAACATATCCCACCACAGGTCATTCGGAAAATTTTATTTCATTCCTGGAAAAAGAATTGATACCTTATATCGGAAAGGAATATAAAACCGATTCTTCGAGAACTATAATTGGTCAGTCGTTAGGAGGACTACTTGCAACCGAAATTCTTTTAAAAAAACCAACCCTATTTAATAAATATATCATTGTAAGCCCAAGTTTATGGTGGGATGATGCCTCTCTGTTAAAGTTGGAATCTGATCTGATGAAAAAAGAATTTACACAAAAAACCGACATCTATATCGGTGTAGGAAAGGAAGGATTAGGTCCTAGTGCAATTCCGCATGTAATGGAAGTGGATGCTAATTTACTCGCAGAAAAAATTGCTTCATCAGAAAGCTCAAGGGTTTTTGTCCATTTTGACTATCTTCCTGATGAAGATCATGCAACAATTGCGCATCAGGCTATATTTAATGCGTTTAGATTAATTTATTAA
- a CDS encoding T9SS type A sorting domain-containing protein, which yields MKRSLLIALSISTVSVFAQPVIINGDNIPDPGYSAPVSLGTPSAGVGSGGADQIWDFSTVSFTPVGVIDVIDPATSPIGASFPTSNYAYAFAGNYSFFKFSADKMEVLAYVITTPGIGNDYTPNPRTNLIFPFNYLDSATDTWQKTGESPNSVEITYDGYGTLITPTKTYTDVVRVKEDYGGGGIDYQWYILNPLMSIFIYDHNDNLLYNLDAEQITSGLDNVNTRSSVNIFPNPANNKFNIQLTDLIIENKLTLDLLNIYGQLVTQYEITGQNSSFDIQNLPASVYLFQLRNENGILNTGKLVVE from the coding sequence ATGAAAAGATCATTACTCATTGCTCTATCTATTTCAACCGTATCAGTTTTTGCACAACCCGTGATTATTAACGGCGATAATATACCCGATCCCGGATATTCTGCACCAGTTTCACTGGGCACTCCCTCTGCCGGAGTTGGAAGCGGTGGTGCTGATCAAATATGGGACTTCAGCACAGTGAGTTTTACACCTGTAGGAGTAATTGATGTAATTGACCCTGCAACCTCCCCTATTGGTGCATCGTTTCCAACATCAAATTATGCTTATGCATTTGCAGGAAATTATAGTTTTTTCAAATTTTCCGCGGATAAAATGGAAGTTCTTGCTTATGTTATCACAACACCGGGAATTGGAAATGATTATACCCCTAATCCGAGGACAAATTTGATATTTCCTTTTAATTATCTTGACTCTGCAACCGACACCTGGCAAAAAACCGGTGAGAGCCCTAACAGTGTGGAGATCACTTACGATGGATATGGAACACTTATAACGCCAACAAAAACATATACTGATGTAGTAAGAGTTAAGGAAGATTATGGCGGAGGTGGAATCGACTACCAATGGTATATTTTAAATCCATTGATGAGCATTTTTATTTATGATCATAACGATAATTTATTGTATAATTTAGATGCGGAACAAATTACATCAGGTCTTGATAATGTAAATACTAGATCATCCGTTAATATTTTCCCAAATCCTGCCAATAATAAATTTAACATTCAACTGACAGATCTAATTATAGAAAACAAATTAACCTTGGATCTTTTGAATATTTACGGTCAACTTGTTACACAATATGAAATCACAGGTCAAAATTCCTCCTTTGATATTCAAAACTTACCGGCTTCGGTTTACCTATTTCAATTGCGAAACGAAAATGGAATTTTAAATACGGGTAAATTGGTGGTAGAATAG
- a CDS encoding tetratricopeptide repeat protein → MTITTKTLMAIMFITFCQLTFAQTNEEKAYEKGMKAIELMDNGKIEASIELLEEAQKLDPDRFDYPYELAYAHYLKKDYKGAIKILEKVEKHKDVTAQLFQLLGNSYDMIGKPEDAIEMYEKGVKKFPNAGNLYLELGIMQMGKEEYNKALDYYEKGIEVDPQFPSNYYWAARIYCNSSEEVWGMIYGEIFMNLERNSKRTVEISKLLYDTYNSQIQFTNDTTFSISFSQNATINISDLSDPTKFKMPYGIGVYEPTLMLSLLAVRATDINSLDTIRSIFVDSYFTNKHDESYPNVLFSYQKQIKEAGHMESYNHWILMQGDLKGFDKWYDTHKTAYDDFTKWFSENGLIIDEENKFSSSQY, encoded by the coding sequence ATGACAATAACTACCAAAACCCTAATGGCTATAATGTTCATTACATTTTGCCAACTCACCTTTGCCCAAACAAATGAGGAAAAGGCCTATGAAAAAGGGATGAAAGCCATAGAACTTATGGATAATGGGAAGATCGAAGCAAGTATAGAATTACTAGAGGAAGCACAAAAATTGGATCCTGACAGATTTGATTATCCTTATGAATTAGCATATGCACACTATTTGAAGAAAGATTATAAAGGCGCTATAAAAATTCTGGAAAAGGTAGAAAAACACAAAGATGTTACTGCTCAACTTTTCCAATTGTTGGGCAATAGTTACGACATGATCGGAAAACCGGAAGATGCGATCGAAATGTATGAAAAAGGTGTAAAGAAATTTCCGAATGCAGGGAATTTGTATTTAGAATTAGGGATCATGCAAATGGGGAAAGAGGAATACAATAAAGCATTAGATTATTATGAAAAAGGCATTGAAGTTGATCCTCAATTTCCCTCTAATTATTATTGGGCTGCTAGGATATATTGCAACTCCTCAGAAGAGGTTTGGGGTATGATCTACGGTGAAATATTCATGAATCTGGAACGCAACAGCAAAAGAACGGTGGAAATAAGTAAATTACTTTATGATACTTACAACAGCCAAATTCAGTTTACAAACGACACTACTTTTTCCATTAGTTTCAGTCAGAATGCCACAATAAACATCAGCGACCTTTCTGACCCTACAAAGTTTAAAATGCCTTATGGTATTGGAGTTTACGAACCTACTTTAATGCTGTCGCTTCTAGCTGTAAGAGCAACCGACATCAATTCATTAGACACCATAAGAAGTATTTTTGTAGATAGTTATTTTACCAATAAACACGACGAAAGTTATCCGAATGTGTTGTTCAGTTATCAAAAACAAATTAAAGAAGCCGGACATATGGAATCGTATAACCATTGGATATTAATGCAGGGAGATTTGAAAGGATTTGATAAATGGTATGATACTCATAAAACTGCTTACGATGACTTTACAAAGTGGTTTTCTGAAAATGGACTCATAATTGATGAAGAAAACAAATTTTCCAGTTCGCAATATTAA